tttagaatgAATGTGATTGATAGCATTTGTTGGCATTTGTCAAGTCAGTGTAAATTAACCATACAGTAAAGAACCCATCTTGCAACAAGACAGCAATAGTAAGAAAACATGCTTTGCCAATATAGACCATGTCATTATGTCTTACCAATAAAACTGAATTTGAATTTAATGTATGTTTCCTGATAACATGAAATCTTCACTTAGGATCTGGGAATCAGTTTGTCATCGTCTCCCGGGACATTTAAGAGCTTAGAACATGGAGCACATGTTTGAGAAGAGCAGTGACGGGCACAGATGAGCCTGGGAAAGGAAACAGACGCCCAGAGGTTCAGTGGCTGTTAATGTGAAAGCAAATTCCCAACACTGTTGGTCTGTGTGCATTTTCTCTCTATATGAGTACGGATTGTTTGAGATCTTTTATGAATTGATCCTCCAGCATAAGCCATTTAAGGGTCTGCTTGAAAGGTAAGTGAAGATCCTGATTTCAATATGCAACTTTTTATAAGTATTGTCAAAACTACCTGTTATGGTCCAGATGTAAATAATCTCTTACTCTGAAAACTTTGACTGCTAAAGGGCGTGTATGTCTTCAACGTCTGTCATTTCTTCTAAACAGCAGTGAAGCATTTAGAAAAATGCCCAAAGCAAAGGATTTTTGAAAGATATGTCATCCGTACCTCAAACTGAGCTCAGAATGGGAGTTTATGCTGtactcttaaaaaaaaaggtgcttcacgatcaaagaaccattttttgcTGAATGGTTCCCTGAAGAAATCTCATCTCTGTTTCTTTATAAGGTGAAAAAGGTTCTTTAGACTACTTAAATGTATGAAAGAAGTGGTTCTTTCAAAGAACCTTTGGCCAAACGGTTTCTCGAGAAACCAGaatagggcttttcacactttTGGTTAATGGAATCCTGGGTTACCTGTTTCACTGTTCCTAGAtcagtgacaaaaacagtttggcaagatgagaaattcaaaaatctttaaaaaaaaaaatttaagcatgcatcaggtttatttcaatgcacattatatagtttatttatgtttattttatgcaataaaaatttgcaccatttttaagaaagttaagaaaatgtcaaatggtgtaaccgccaattgcacCAAAGAATggtaaatattaaatatgttatccaccttgatggcatgtaagcgtaatcataaaaaaatacaaatattattttattagttattatgtaaatttttatgtgtttttgtaatatttgtcctgacatatgctaaAAACATCTTTGTCTTCTGAATaatctttgaaaaaaaaacgtatgtaaaaaaaatcatattatactaaaccagatgattatattttattacacattttttatgaatatatttatattttcatttaaaaaaatactagttacaccatttgacacgaccggttacaccacattgacatttttgcaattatcccccaaatattctttcaaaatgaaataaaaccagaaattttagacttagtcctcaaaaaagagaatgtatgcaagtaatctgcaaatttattttgaaatgttaacccttttacatttaattgaaccatacggatacaaaataattaacatcacgtcattgacccacaGGTTAGGAGATAACCCTGAGTATTCACAATCTGACATTTCTCGttgtgcattcctaaaccctaGGTTAACATTTTCAGTTGCATATTTGCGGTGTCAACAGTCATGATGTCAAACTGACTGAAACTTTAAACTAGGCGTTGCCCTTGTAAAAAAAACGTTTGTTTTGCGCTTCCACATCAGTGGAAGAACAGGTCGTAAAGTAAATCTCTAGCTTCCTTGGAGTCCTGGGATGTCATTTTTACTCCATTACAGGTGTTTTCAGTACACATATTGTAATATGAGGTAAGTGCTCTTCAGTTTCTGATTGGATGCCCGTTGTTAAGCATCGAGTCATAACATTTGTAAAGCGGGGTCCCAAAGCTCGGTCCAGGAGGGCAAAACATACATACATGAAGCAGCTAATTAAGTTCTCAATAAGAATACTAGAAGCTTGCAGGCAGGTGTGCTTAGGCAAGTTGTagcaaaactctgcaggacaccaaCCCTCAAGGACCAAGTTTGAGCACCCTTGGGCTATAGCTTTGTTTATACTTGACTTGTCCGCATGAGTGGCAAGTTATTTAACCGCGCACGTGGCTCCGCATCCAAAAATGACTGACCTCGAGGCGATTCTGATCCGAGCAGACACGCGTGTGACTCTTTGATCAGTTCATGCAAAACAATGCATTTACTATTTATCTGACACTCTTAAagtatgcactgcaaaaaaattattttcaagaaaagattttcttagtatttttgtcttgttttcagtaaaaatatcaaaaaaaaatcttaaattaagatgctttatcttgatgagcaaaacgacctaaaaaataagtcaaatttgtatatcaaaaatatcaaatttaagtgattttgtgcataaaacaagcaaaaaaaaaaaaaaaaaaaaaaaaactgccaatggggtaagcaaaaaatcttgaaaatttttcttaaacactaaattccagaaaaatttaagaaaaattagaAGAACCATTGTTTTTAAGCaccttaaagggaaagttcacccaaaaattaaaattctgtcatcatttactcgctctcatattgttacaaacctatatacattttttagttCTGATGagcacaaaagaagatattttgaggaatgtttataaccaaaTCATTTGTGAGCCCAATTCACCAGTAGGATATTGCAGGTTTGTCTTTTTTGccataacaaacatgtcttaatCACACAAAGTTATAGCAGACAAAAACTAACAAGTTAAAAGTCAAGAGTCACGTCCaacttaaacaaacattgatcACCATAATGATGACTTTAAAggaaacagccaacatctaaaCCTTAGTTAAGAAAATAACTTCAGGTAAGATGTAAAGTGCAATTTTaggggctctatcttacacccggcgcaatgcagcgcaatgcgcgacgcaagtgtctttcgctagtttccaccctaattttcatgtttagcgccgcgttgtttaaatagcaaatgcatttgcgcccccttttgcgcccatgggcgttctggtctgaaaacgaggtgtgttcaggcgcattgttggcgcgttgctattttgaggcaactaaaatagactacaccattggccaactaaaacctggtctaaagtctaaagtcaatggcgcaatgtgttttatgttatttaaagagcgcattagtaaaatgcgcctataaacgggaggacaacgcgggtttgcttatcacaaagtacatgaatgcgcagcagcacaaaaatgcttttaaatatgaaagactaaaggattgaatgtaaaagattattattgagtcacttggacataaatgaggagtaattatgagacgttaaaagccacaaagagctgcttcacctgcagcctggtaagtaaataaatgctttgctttaaacaaatgcatctgtttttaaatgtttttttaaatgctacctcacggatttattctatatgatgactctgtacctgcggatatggtgagattagaaacatttttaagtaatgcttaaaaaaactctttgctaaaaaaaacgatgtccaaagtgctgaaacatgaggagagccgtttgtaaattctgtatctcctgtttgttacaaataaagtatttttagagtacaaaccttatcttacatacttgtaaattatgttttggtgatattggatagccatacatttaaagcaattacaagcctgctttttacttccatgactaaaagaaaacgggttttaaaggttttaataaaaaaataacaatttcaatacaagtgaaaaacaacacaataatttaacattaatcttaaactggggatcttcttcctccgcttagtttttcagtttacagaGTTCGTCATCTAAACAGGGATTAGACATAttgccagcgcaacttgcttttaaaggggatgagagctgagtctctcattggtttactgcacgttacggccaaaatactcccattacaataggacctacccttttcgaccatgcgctcggcgcacaaaccatttttcccgtcgttaaattagcaaaagtggattcggacacgcccatttacaCGTTGCGCTGtgtgctttagacaatgcgcttagatcgttaaaatagtgCCCTAGGTTTCAAACAAAgtaagagagagatagagaggataaagttacagattgcagcttttaactTTGCTTCAGTGTTACTTTGTAAGATCGGGACAATGCCCCCTACACCTGGCACAATGCacaacgcaagtgtcttttgctagttttaacccgccgcaattatcattttcatgttcGGTGCCAAATTGTTTAAATAGTTTTGTACCCATGGGCATTCTAGTCCGacaacgaggtgtgttcaggcgcgttgctattttgaggcaactaaaatttACCAGctattgaccaactaaaacctggtcaatttcgcaatattgtttttgttatttttaaatgtttttttttaaatgctaccccacgaatttattgtatatgatgattTTTTTGAGATTACACTCATCATACACTCCATTTACAgtaattaaaagcctgctatttttactatctatctatctatctatctatctatctgtacaTATATCCATCTGTACATCTATGTATCTATCAGTACATCTATCCATCTGTACATCTATCTATCAGTACATCTATCTgtacatctatctatctatccatctatctatatgtctgtctgtccatttgtgcgtttatccatccatccatccgtacatccatccatccgtacatccatccatccatccgtacatccatccatccatccatccgtacATCCATCCGTACGTCCATCCGTACGTCAATCCATCCGTCTGTCCAttcgtccgtccatccatccattagtacgtccgtccgtccatccgtACGTCCGTCCATCCGTCCGTCCGctcgtccatccatccatccgtccattCATTCGTCCAtccgtccgtccatccgtcCGTATGTCCATCCGTCCGTACGTCAATCCGTCCGTccgttcatccatccatccgtcagtccgtccgtccgtccgtccatccatccatctgtacATCCATCCTTCTgaacatccatccatccgtacATCTATCTATATAAATTAAACATGTGTTGACACCAATGATagattggatggatggatggatggatggatggatggatggatggattaaCAAACATcattacattattaaaatataattttatttacgtCTCCTGAGCAGAACGCGCAACATCTGAAAACTGAAATGTTCCTCTGGGAAGGGAGTGATTTCCTAAAAAGCTTCTGAAATTTGAGCTCTTGTTTTGCTAATAAAACGTCCTTCACACATTTCATCAAGTGCTGGTGGtaataaaaagctttttctttttttctaatGTTTGACACAGTTTTAAAGCTGGGACACATGCTGGTGGATAAAATTGTTCTCTTAAATCACAGCAAAAGAAATTTCACCTTTTGCCCATGTCAGTAAAGTCAGACACACTTAGAAGATATAAATCCTGTAATGAGAGTGAAACTCTAAACAAGGATTCTGAAAACATGATAAAATGAGCTAATGGACCACAGCCATAACACTGTCAGATGAGGAAAGAAAGCACTTAAACATTATGCTTTATGAGAGCCTCCTTACCCACTGTGGATTTTATTTCtctaaaacattaaacaacTATCCCTCAGGACACAGTGAAGAAAGTTGTTCTTTTGTCTTTTTTCCACATCATTTTTAAAGTAAGACAGTTTAACTAATAAGCAAAAAGTGTTGATTTTTAGATAAGCTAACTTAAAGTCCCCATAAAGTCAGATAGTAAATGTGTTctgagtttgtcacaccacagaaaaatgtgctAGTAACCACCCAACCAAATTTGAATGCTGGAAACACCAAGTAAATAAAATgagttatcaaaatcttggatAAGCAGcattctctgctctcaaacgCTAGGGGTGTGTCCACTgactgaaaccacgcccacttgtGGAAAAACTGCTGTCTCTCTCAACTTTCACATACTGgtacaacctgaatggatgctcatggttgtgttaaaagtaGGGCCATGCGCGATGGCTCAAGTACGTCATTGAGACACCGCTTTTACCCTGAACCCAAATAATCTTGAATTTAGAAATgtgaaaaaactgtttaacAATCTAACTCTGCAATTCCGTGCTACATAGTTTACAGTCTTTTGccatgtttcagcaatacatttctaacgtatacagggccagatttactaaacgagGCAAATTAGCAcgagagcgcaattccaaattgaagtggtaatatctgtgggttatttactaaaaaagcacaaattaaataacacaggcgcaacagctgtTTTTCATAATGACCAATGCAATTTACAAAGAGCAGcacaaattagttcagggtcgcaaataatAAATCATNNNNNNNNNNNNNNNNNNNNNNNNNNNNNNNNNNNNNNNNNNNNNNNNNNNNNNNNNNNNNNNNNNNNNNNNNNNNNNNNNNNNNNNNNNNNNNNNNNNNNNNNNNNNNNNNNNNNNNNNNNNNNNNNNNNNNNNNNNNNNNNNNNNNNNNNNNNNNNNNNNNNNNNNNNNNNNNNNNNNNNNNNNNNNNNNNNNNNNNNTGTTTGCGctggcgcaagctgttagtTAATCTGGCCCATGATGTGCTTAGAAACAATTTTCAAGATTGAATTTACAAagactttaaaggaatagttcacccaaaaataaaaattctgtcaccatttTCTCACTtctatgttgttataaacctgtataatcTTCTTTgaggccagatttactaacagcttacGCCAGCACAAACCACCATTTTGGCAGTAAATAAAGATTTCAGGATGTACTACAGACGCGCAATAGATCATTAGCACTGAAAAGGTGTTCTAGTTATTATTGATCTTATTgcatgcatttctaggagtttccctttcagacacaACATTTttgggaggagattatttaaatgattcatggAACGTACTTTACTTATGTTTGCATATGTGATATTACTGGTATTTGCGCCATTATTAAACGCCAAAAAAAGGCATGTCTTAAATTACTTTGCGCTTGAAATGGCtgcatttattgttaaaaaaaagagGCATCACAGAGAGCAGAGAACGCGTgatatagtaaataaaataggaGTCAATAGGAGAAGACACACAATACCCAGTctgatctcacaagaaatcgtatatattttacgagttggctaattcgtatcaatTCCTGATGTCTGCCAAACGACCACCGGCTAAATCCTGTCTAATCTCCTTATCTGTTTAGACATatttatatagatatatattccaaggggttttttcctcctaggacttttcccactgggtttttctcctagggtttttttcCACCCCTGGAAGTCAGCCGACTTTGGCTTAACATAGGACCCCATTCTATACGTTACATATTACTATGCTTGCTTGTTCAGTTTAATCTCAACCACTGTATTTCGCTACTTATGTTGTCTATCGATTTTCATGTTTCCATGGTTTCTAATAATgtgaagctgctttgaaacaattactaattgtgaaaagtgctatataaataaaattgacttgaattgaattaacacgaagttaatcgtgcaaaatcgTACGATTCTCTTTTTAAAGCCATCAACAAATTTGAACCCCTAACCccgcacctaaccccaacgtcacaggggtcaaggcaaatttTATACCAAAACgtatgaatgtggtcgtatgaattgatacgaatcagccaactcgtaaaaaatgtgcgaattctcgtgagatcgcGTTGCTATACCAGacgtttcaaaacttcttgtaaacctttattttttatccTTCGGTTCTTTTTAGTGTCCTACGGCTTCGTTAGCTTGTATTACACACCACGATTTTTCCGTTGcgatgtccgtggtgctgaactcaagatccgctctgcttatttgcgacctTGAACTACTTTGTGCTGCTCTTGGTAGATTGCGTTGATCATTATGAAAATCAGCTGTTGCGTctctttttttagtaaataatcCACGCATATTAACACTCCCATTAGCGCTTTTTGGAATCCCTAATTTGCCTCGGTTAGTAAATCTAGCCCTTGTTttgatgaaaaaaaatgattaattcaatttactaaatttttaaGCTAAGTGGtcacaatcaatttatttatgctacatttaaacaaaacattttttttgtttttctaaaaaaaaattgtttaaatgtagcttaaataaattgattgtgaccacttaccttaaaaaattgagtaaattgaatgaattatttttttcagtgtcaCCAAATCAATCAGTAGCCCCTTTGACAttcatagtaggataaaagaatactatggaagtcaatggggcttctgatcagTTCCTCAAAATCctcaaacattcctcaaaatatctgtctttgtgttcatcagaacaaaaaaatctacaggtttgtaacaacatgagggtagtaaatgataacataatttgtatttttgggtgaactatccctttaagacaaaTATTTTTCACTGAAGAAAAAACATACGTCTATGAGCTCAACTCAGCGCAGATGTCTATCAGTCTAAGTATACAACCTCActacattttgtttaatttgaCTGAAACATGACATGAAAGTCTTATGTTCATCAAGTAtgtactgtagatttaaagCATGTTTagagatttgtttaaaaaaaaaaatttgggagTGCCGTTTCTTACATCTGTTTGCAAGGCATTTCACAATCACAAAAGCACTGTTCAAAACATTAACAAATCTGCAGAAACACTTTTTGTTGGATTTCTTTAAGGATGAAGAAGAAAGAGACCTTTGTGATTTCTGCCGGTTTCATCATGATTTTAACATTAACAGGTACAGTAAACATAACCACAGCTTGAGACATGCAACCAGTGTTATACTAACCAAACATTTTAATGCTACTAAATGATTCATTCCAGATGATATGTTTAGTGAATTGATTCATGCAGTTCATTTAAGAAAAACGGCTTAAATGAAGAAAAGTTTGGGTTTAAGTACTGCTGCTTATCTCTTTAAGTCTTTTTTTCTTAGTTTTATGTAATGTGTACACTTGCAGTTTCGACATACTGTAGCTTAACACCGGACGCAACAGATCTTTTCTCTTCAAAACAATGTAATTATTCTGTAAGAGGAAATGACCGTTTGCAGACACGAAAGGATAATTTGTGTAAATGATGTTTCTGTTAATGGTCTAAGATATGGCTAATGTGTATTTTTTACTGCATCTAATGCATTTCCATTTTTTTACTGCCAGGATCGGTAGTGGGAGGAGGAAAACAGCCATGCAATAGAGCTGACATTTATGAAAAATGTGttctcacatttaatcaatccaTGGCAGCAGTTGACTACCAACTCAAATGCCCATGGCCAACCACTAGACAGTGAGTTTTCATTGTACTATAACACACGCATGTTAAAATGAAACACATCAGAAATGTCATAGACTTACTGTACGTTGAATGGTTGTGTGGAGCAGTGCTTCTTAAAGGGTTAATTTGGgccaaaattaaaattctgctATATGAATTACTCACCTTCACGTTGTTCCACACCCGGATGACATTCCGGGTTATCCTCgggaacacaaatgaagatatttttgatgaaacaAATAGTACACTTCAGAAAGGtgaatattggtacctcaaaaatggtaggacctttttaaaaggtaccgtcccagtgtgAGAGTGTGTCGTTGATGAATTGATGATCTGTTTCCTTTGGGCTCTCAGGTACTACATCAAGCTGCTTTTGTGCATGGAATACATGGCTAACATCACATCCTGCCCACCTGCTCCTTCCACGCATGAGGTTTTGTTGAAAATCCACCAGGTCTATTACTTGCTATGCTCACATATGATGGATCCAGACTGGCACCTCCTAGTACTGTTTATTGCGCCCTGCATCATCCTCACTTTTATAATACCAGTCTTCTTCCACAAATTCAAACTGTATGAAAATACCTTTCCGAAGTATGACTAAGGCCaatgttttaaacaacaaaaagttGTACTGTCAGATGTTTCAATAAGACGATTAagtgaatatttttttgtgcatgatataaattaaaggtgtagcggaggattttctcgaattttagaaaagaaccgccttttccactttttaaaaaaatgcaattgcgcaacactcctgattgacaactagtaGTCTTGATGATTCACccgaaaaaagaaaatcctcttCAATACCATTAAGCAACATTATCAATGTCTGATCTATTTAATGCACTTTTTATTTAGTCATCAAGTCTCGTGACAATAATGATATAGACTAGGACCATGTTTGAACAATGtaccagaatttttttttatattagaaTGATGCATGGAATGGATGcatatttaatatacattttctGTCTTGTAAGTTATCAGGAAATATTGtgaaatacatatatatatatcctaTATACGTACATAAATAGTACTGTGCAAAaatcttaggccaccaccaccagacttgttgttttagaagttttgatgtccatccatatttatttttcaatttattttattaagatacgaacagaaaattcagaaaatatataaaaaataatatggcaattctggcatggtggcct
The genomic region above belongs to Paramisgurnus dabryanus chromosome 15, PD_genome_1.1, whole genome shotgun sequence and contains:
- the LOC141280837 gene encoding uncharacterized protein → MKKKETFVISAGFIMILTLTGSVVGGGKQPCNRADIYEKCVLTFNQSMAAVDYQLKCPWPTTRQYYIKLLLCMEYMANITSCPPAPSTHEVLLKIHQVYYLLCSHMMDPDWHLLVLFIAPCIILTFIIPVFFHKFKLYENTFPKYD